Proteins found in one Methylobacterium sp. CB376 genomic segment:
- a CDS encoding MFS transporter encodes MTATAGPRPSSPPALAAGPAPGRARLFAVLAGLYVAQAIPSYLIAAALPPIMREAGVSRAAIGSLSLLFLPLVLKFLWAPVVDRVRPFARAHRAGWVIVTQLGVIACLLALVPFGPTQVGPIMAVGFLASLLISTQDIATDGYAVKQLRAEDRPVGNAIQGGSVALGVVVGGTLGLVLYHRVGWTWMLLTLAAASTLPLAAALAMREGDPAPEAGARRPSVRAFLRRREVRSILWVALTYRVSEGLVKAMEGPYLVDAGVPLDRIGYLSGVAATTAGLAGSVVAAVLVRRLGTAATLGLLGLLRTLCFGLFAAHALGLVAGHGPLFGAAGFQTLIRYMEIVALYSLFMAAASAGQPGTDFTVLACAQLVVYLAGSLVSGKLADLFGYGALFGLAALLSGAATAATVGLLRRAGREAAG; translated from the coding sequence ATGACCGCGACCGCCGGACCGCGCCCGTCCTCCCCGCCCGCCCTCGCGGCCGGGCCCGCGCCCGGCCGCGCGCGGCTCTTCGCGGTGCTCGCCGGGCTCTACGTCGCGCAGGCGATCCCCTCCTACCTGATCGCGGCGGCGCTGCCGCCGATCATGCGCGAGGCGGGGGTCTCGCGCGCCGCGATCGGCTCTCTCAGCCTCCTGTTCCTCCCTCTCGTGCTGAAGTTCCTGTGGGCCCCGGTGGTCGACCGCGTCCGCCCCTTCGCGCGCGCCCACCGGGCGGGCTGGGTGATCGTCACCCAGCTCGGCGTCATCGCCTGCCTGCTCGCGCTGGTGCCGTTCGGGCCGACGCAGGTCGGCCCGATCATGGCGGTCGGCTTCCTCGCCTCGCTCCTGATCTCCACGCAGGACATCGCCACGGACGGCTACGCCGTGAAGCAGCTGCGCGCCGAGGATCGGCCCGTCGGCAACGCCATCCAGGGCGGCTCCGTCGCCCTCGGGGTGGTGGTCGGCGGGACGCTCGGGCTCGTCCTCTACCACCGCGTCGGCTGGACCTGGATGCTGCTGACCCTCGCGGCCGCCTCGACCCTGCCGCTCGCCGCGGCCCTCGCCATGCGGGAGGGCGATCCCGCCCCCGAGGCCGGCGCGAGGCGGCCCTCGGTGCGCGCCTTCCTGCGCCGCCGCGAGGTGCGCAGCATCCTCTGGGTCGCGCTCACCTACCGGGTGAGCGAGGGCCTCGTGAAGGCGATGGAGGGGCCCTACCTCGTCGATGCCGGAGTGCCCCTCGACCGGATCGGCTACCTCTCGGGCGTCGCGGCGACGACCGCCGGGCTCGCCGGCTCGGTGGTGGCGGCCGTGCTGGTCCGGCGCCTCGGCACGGCGGCCACCCTCGGCCTGCTCGGCCTCCTGCGCACCCTCTGCTTCGGCCTGTTCGCCGCCCACGCGCTCGGCCTGGTCGCCGGCCACGGGCCGCTCTTCGGGGCGGCGGGGTTCCAGACCCTGATCCGCTACATGGAGATCGTCGCCCTCTACAGCCTGTTCATGGCGGCCGCCTCCGCGGGGCAGCCGGGCACGGATTTCACGGTCCTCGCCTGCGCCCAGCTCGTCGTCTACCTCGCCGGGTCCCTCGTCTCGGGCAAGCTCGCCGACCTCTTCGGCTACGGCGCGCTGTTCGGCCTCGCGGCCCTGCTCTCGGGCGCCGCCACCGCGGCGACGGTCGGCCTGCTGCGGCGCGCCGGCCGGGAGGCGGCGGGGTGA
- a CDS encoding TonB-dependent receptor → MRGTMRTILISTTALIAATAQAAAQGAPDGTVALDAITVTAARAERSVSEIPQTVQVVGRPAIEEQLKQSPSASAALARLLPGFSASNQTVSGASETYRGRDLLVLVDGVPLNTPLRDVSRILSLIDLNAVERIELVAGASSLYGAGATGGTVNFITRKAEPGPPRVTINAATRAFTHDVGASVVPELSATVSGREPSGFDYVFTGTGRMSRRTYDGAGREMPSDAMLGQGGGDRFGSGTILAKLGYDIDASRRVEMSFNWFTFDQTPRYLTDYSPPFARPLFGKPYTGLSVLEDTKSLQLRYLDRDFALGSLSILGFYNDIQKRFNFNTFSFPYNAQVYYSFNPNDPTSRNNQSTLFSNRGGVNATVDTPLDWLWPGARLTWGSDVIVEKTRQTLTSGEDVLTPLQQVTAAGFAQLQIPVTDRLTVRGGMRYEAFMLDVQDFTRPAAFVALAARNALGYQGYVLPALAVTDSHFDYAAPTFNVGATYRVTDFAEVYAGFSQGFALPDVGAYTRRAGLSTAFACPVANPTCLPAARRTIGFQQIAPEAQIVNNYELGLRGGEGPWRASLAGFISTSREGVTFDPVSNTISQQREFIYGTEATADYALTERARVGVIGTYREGRFDSNKDGRLDSWLPNNRIATPYRGTVWLSYLFDGGVSLRLEGEGYSGRDARIDLAGTRYRIRPAPP, encoded by the coding sequence ATGCGAGGAACGATGCGGACCATCCTGATCTCGACGACGGCCCTGATCGCCGCGACGGCGCAGGCCGCCGCGCAGGGCGCCCCCGACGGCACCGTCGCCCTCGACGCGATCACGGTGACGGCGGCGCGGGCCGAGCGCTCGGTGTCGGAGATCCCGCAGACGGTGCAGGTCGTGGGCCGGCCCGCGATCGAGGAGCAGCTCAAGCAGAGCCCGAGCGCCTCCGCGGCCCTGGCGCGGCTGCTGCCGGGCTTCTCGGCGTCGAACCAGACGGTGTCGGGCGCCTCCGAGACCTATCGCGGCCGCGACCTCCTCGTGCTGGTGGACGGGGTCCCGCTCAACACGCCGCTGCGCGACGTCTCGCGCATCCTCTCGCTCATCGACCTCAACGCGGTCGAGCGGATCGAACTGGTGGCGGGCGCCTCCAGCCTCTACGGGGCCGGCGCCACGGGCGGCACCGTGAACTTCATCACCAGGAAGGCGGAGCCGGGGCCGCCGCGGGTCACGATCAACGCGGCGACGCGCGCCTTCACGCACGACGTCGGCGCCTCCGTCGTGCCGGAGCTCTCGGCCACGGTCTCGGGGCGCGAGCCGAGCGGCTTCGACTACGTCTTCACGGGCACCGGCCGGATGAGCCGGCGGACCTACGACGGGGCCGGCCGCGAAATGCCCTCCGACGCCATGCTGGGCCAGGGCGGCGGCGACCGCTTCGGCAGCGGGACCATCTTGGCCAAGCTCGGCTACGACATCGACGCCTCGCGGCGCGTCGAGATGTCGTTCAACTGGTTCACCTTCGACCAGACGCCCCGCTACCTGACCGACTATTCCCCGCCCTTCGCCCGCCCGCTCTTCGGCAAGCCCTACACCGGCCTGAGCGTGCTGGAGGACACCAAGTCGCTGCAGCTGCGCTACCTCGACCGCGACTTCGCCCTCGGCTCGCTCAGCATCCTCGGGTTCTACAACGACATCCAGAAGCGCTTCAATTTCAACACGTTCTCGTTTCCCTACAACGCGCAGGTCTATTATTCCTTCAATCCGAACGACCCGACGAGCCGCAACAACCAATCGACGCTGTTCTCCAACCGCGGCGGCGTGAACGCGACCGTCGACACGCCCCTCGACTGGCTCTGGCCGGGCGCGCGCCTGACCTGGGGCAGCGACGTGATCGTCGAGAAGACCCGGCAGACGCTCACGAGCGGCGAGGACGTGTTAACGCCCCTCCAGCAGGTGACCGCGGCGGGCTTCGCGCAGCTCCAGATCCCGGTCACCGACCGCCTGACCGTGCGCGGGGGCATGCGCTACGAGGCCTTCATGCTCGACGTGCAGGACTTCACGCGGCCGGCCGCCTTCGTGGCGCTCGCGGCGCGCAACGCGCTCGGCTACCAGGGCTACGTGCTGCCGGCCCTCGCGGTGACGGACAGCCACTTCGACTATGCGGCGCCGACCTTCAACGTCGGGGCGACCTACCGGGTCACCGACTTCGCGGAGGTCTATGCCGGCTTCTCCCAGGGCTTCGCCCTGCCGGACGTCGGCGCCTATACCCGGCGCGCGGGCCTCTCCACCGCCTTCGCCTGCCCGGTGGCGAACCCGACCTGCCTGCCCGCCGCGCGCCGGACGATCGGCTTCCAGCAGATCGCCCCGGAGGCGCAGATCGTGAACAACTACGAGCTCGGCCTGCGCGGCGGCGAGGGTCCGTGGCGCGCGAGCCTCGCGGGCTTCATCAGCACCTCGCGGGAGGGCGTGACCTTCGACCCGGTCAGCAACACGATCTCGCAGCAGCGCGAATTCATCTACGGCACGGAGGCGACCGCCGACTACGCCCTCACCGAGCGGGCGCGCGTGGGCGTGATCGGCACCTACCGGGAGGGCCGCTTCGACAGCAACAAGGACGGCCGCCTCGACAGCTGGCTGCCCAACAACCGCATCGCCACGCCCTACCGGGGAACGGTCTGGCTGAGCTACCTGTTCGACGGCGGGGTCTCCCTGCGCCTGGAGGGCGAGGGCTATTCGGGGCGCGACGCGCGCATCGACCTCGCGGGGACGCGCTACCGGATCAGGCCGGCGCCACCATGA